In the genome of Parus major isolate Abel chromosome 3, Parus_major1.1, whole genome shotgun sequence, the window tttagctAGGTTgtagctagctgaggcagagaagttccctgaactgttttcttcccttttttcttggatctgttcaaacctgccctggactgaaaacccagacaatCCCCaggagctcacgcctgtggcccaccagggcctgggcctTGGCACTTTCCACCCCTGaagggactgataagaacctgagcgagcTGAGGTTGAAAAAGACTTTTCCGGATTTGCCGTCTCATCGAACAgcgagaggttttattgtttagtattactcaatttctgttaaataaacaggtttttttccacttttctccaaggaaatcttcTCCCAAACCAGTTGAGGGAGGGGCTGCTTGAATTTGTTTCCTGGAGCGACCCCATTTGGtggttctctcccaaattttccctaaaTCAGGACAATGACATATTTTAGTCTTTTAAGTTTAGCACTTTTCTCAGAACTTAATTAGATCTAATTTAGCTTAGCATTGCCTGACTTTTTTTAGTACAGAATTAGCCTGTTTCCCTGTGTCCTAGGGCTAATTTTGGCAGTCTTGTTCCAATTATCAAACTCGGTTTCTAAAGATGTAATTTCAGAATACACACTGCtaatgtttttatctttttactgTATCTTCATGATTCACTGTCATTGTGTTTGTCATCTGTGCATCTCCACTGTCATCTCTGgaactgctttctttttaagtgTTCTTACTAAAGATAGGAAGGCTCCTTGGGCTTTTTCGTTCTTTTATATCTTATGTAATAAAGCCAGACCATTGGctggtgggggtttttttggctgttttatATGGCTTATGTTAATGTATCAGAGACTTTATAATTCTAAAATTGTCTTTTAGTGATTGTCTCATCTAATAACGATgaatgggttttttccccctaaacTTCTATTTTTGTGCTAATTCTTTTAATCTTGCAAAGCTGTTACATGGTGTATCTGGACATTTGCAGTGTACTTGTTGGATTTTACTAACTGCTCTCGTAGTTTGGAGTGACTTTGGACAGTTCTTATTCAGGAtttgttttactgctgcttATTGGAAGTTATCAGGGAGTCATACTTAACATATGATTTAAAAAGTCttcctaaaatgaaaaattttagaCTGTGTATTTCCTATTCATCAAATACAACCATGCAGACCTGTCTACATGCCTACAGAAAAATAGGAGGGCCTACTtgtaaattaaatgtttgtagtttcttaaaaactttatttgtggtgatttttctaaatattcatttagaaaatattcaaaaatatgcatgtttttctaaatattaaaatggtGTTATATATCTTGCTTCCACATAATCCTAGAAAGACTAgggcattttttaaaacatattgCATTCAATTAATAATAGTCATCTTGGGTCTTAATTGGTAGCTGAAGATGTATCCTCATgttttaaaactatatttttattttaatatttcttctcttgaaTTTAGATAACATAATCCATGGATAAAGTGGGAAAGATGTGGAACAATTTCAAATACAGGTGCCAGAATCTCTTTAGTCATGAGGGTGGAAGCCAAAGTGAGAGTATAGTTGTGAACTCCAATAATTGCTCATCTGGTAAAGACAAAGCCATCCAGATAACTGACTTGACTCAACAACCCAGCAGCCCTTTGAGAGAAAACATTGCTTTGCAATTAGGCTTAAGTCCTTCAAAGAATTCAGCAAGGCGGAACCAAAACTGTGTCACAGAAATTCCTCAGATTGTTGAAATAAGCATTGAGAAAGAGAATGACTCGTGTGTCACCACAGGGGCCAGGCTTGCTCGAAGGGACTCTTATTCTCGGCATGCTCCTTGGGGTGGGAAGAAGAAGCATTCCTGCTCTACCAAAACACAGAGCTCCCTGGATACTGAAAAAAGATTTGGTAGAGCACGAAGTGGTttgcagaggagggagagaaggtATGGGGTGAGCTCAGTCCATGACATGGATGCAGTATCCAGCAGGACAGTAGGTAGCCGTTCTCTGCGACAGCGTCTCCAAGATACTGTTGGGCTGTGTTTTCCCATGAGAACTTACAGCAAACAGACCAAGCCTCTGTTTTCTAACAAAAGAAAGATCCATCTCTCTGAACTAATGCTTGAGAAAtgccctttccctgcaggcTCAGATCTGGCCCAAAAGTGGCATCTGATTAAACAACACACAGCGCCTGTGAGCCCTCATTCAACTTTCTTTGACACATTTGATCCTTCCTTGGTTTCcacagaagatgaagaagacaGGCTCAGAGAGAGACGTAGACTTAGTATTGAAGAAGGGGTTGATCCCCCTCCCAATGCCCAAATACACACTTTCGAAGCTACAGCACAGGTAAATCCATTGTATAAACTGGGACCAAAGTTAGCCCCTGGTATGACTGAGCTGACTGGGGACAAAACCATAACACCTCCAGGGAACTGTGACTCCGAAGAGGACACAACGACGCTTTGCCTGCAGTCGCGCCGACAGAAGCAGCGTCAGATGTCAGGAGAGAACCACAGCCATATCAGCAGGCAGGGGGCTTGGAAAGTGCATACTCAGATCGATTACATCCACTGCCTCGTGCCAGACTTGCTCCAAATCACAGGTAACCCATGTTACTGGGGCGTCATGGACCGCTACGAAGCAGAAGCACTTCTGGAGGGTAAACCCGAAGGCACTTTTTTGCTCAGGGATTCTGCACAGGAGGACTACCTCTTCTCGGTGAGCTTCCGCCGCTACAACCGCTCGCTGCACGCACGCATTGAGCAGTGGAACCACAACTTCAGCTTTGATGCCCATGACCCCTGTGTGTTCCACTCCTCCACTGTTACGGGGCTTCTGGAACACTACAAGGACCCCAGCTCTTGCATGTTCTTTGAACCATTGCTTACTGTATCTCTGAACAGGACCTTTCCCTTTAGTCTGCAGTATATCTGTCGGGCAGTAATCTGCAGGTGCACTACGTATGATGGAATTGATGACCTTCCTCTACCCTCAATGTTGCAAGACTTTCTAAAGGAGTATCACTATAAACAAAAAGTCAGGGTGCGATGGCTGGAACGGGAACCtataaaaacaaagtaaatgaaaatcaaaataagcTTCTGGaacatgcttttttttgtgtattacAGTTTAACTGCAGCAAGTGCACCGACAACGTCTAGCTTTTCTGCAATATCTTATTTAAGCTGAGTGTTAGTATCCTGTCAGATGCTGCCTGCTGTTAATCAAACTAAGTTGTGATGCCTCTTGGAAACAATGAGCAGACAATTCTGCACGTTTTTCATTAAGGcctattgaaaatatttttgctaatttctaaatattttgtttcccttttatAGCTGTAGTAATTGGATGAAGAAACTATGAGGCATTTCCCATGAGGCATTCATGTAATGCTGTTAAAGAAAGGCTTTATTGGAGGGGCATTTTTGCTAatatttgaagtgtttttttaaaattctcttcttAAAAACTTTACTCAGAGCAATAATTTAGCTCACAAAAAAGTTTCCAGATATTAGTGAATATTTTCATGTAATGAAGAGCAGTTCATTAGAAGCAGTCCATTAAGAGTTAATGGTGCTTTGATGCTAACAGATGAATCGTGCTTTTCACAGTGTATAAGGTTTCCTAATCATTAAGACTTGAATATGCCTGCTCAGTACTGTAATTCTGTTACAAACACTTGGAGATTTAAGTGGCATTGTTAGCAAAAGTAATACTGTCTCAGACAGTTAAAAATACCTTCCAGTGTGAATTGCTGCTTCTGTGACAGGACACAGAATTAGATTACTGCTGTGAAACATaaggttgtgggttttttccaaaaCAGATTTTGGTGGCCTGACTGCTAGTAAGTTACAATGGAAGGTAATAgtggcaagaaaaaaatgttttattatttaaagttGTCTGATATTTTTATGGAGAACATGACAAGTGGTTGAATTATTATAATCAGAGTATAATCTGACATATCTG includes:
- the SOCS5 gene encoding suppressor of cytokine signaling 5 encodes the protein MDKVGKMWNNFKYRCQNLFSHEGGSQSESIVVNSNNCSSGKDKAIQITDLTQQPSSPLRENIALQLGLSPSKNSARRNQNCVTEIPQIVEISIEKENDSCVTTGARLARRDSYSRHAPWGGKKKHSCSTKTQSSLDTEKRFGRARSGLQRRERRYGVSSVHDMDAVSSRTVGSRSLRQRLQDTVGLCFPMRTYSKQTKPLFSNKRKIHLSELMLEKCPFPAGSDLAQKWHLIKQHTAPVSPHSTFFDTFDPSLVSTEDEEDRLRERRRLSIEEGVDPPPNAQIHTFEATAQVNPLYKLGPKLAPGMTELTGDKTITPPGNCDSEEDTTTLCLQSRRQKQRQMSGENHSHISRQGAWKVHTQIDYIHCLVPDLLQITGNPCYWGVMDRYEAEALLEGKPEGTFLLRDSAQEDYLFSVSFRRYNRSLHARIEQWNHNFSFDAHDPCVFHSSTVTGLLEHYKDPSSCMFFEPLLTVSLNRTFPFSLQYICRAVICRCTTYDGIDDLPLPSMLQDFLKEYHYKQKVRVRWLEREPIKTK